One genomic segment of Euwallacea fornicatus isolate EFF26 chromosome 18, ASM4011564v1, whole genome shotgun sequence includes these proteins:
- the LOC136344937 gene encoding uncharacterized protein isoform X3 produces MGDSNQRCPKIMVFRPTWEEFKNFGKYVQYMESMGAHKAGLAKVIPPPEWVPRKGGYDVEKLNVTIPAPICQVVTGKQGLYQQINIQKKAMSVKQYRDLANSERYATPRHFDYEDLERKYWKNITYVAPIYGADVSGSITDDDVNEWNINRLGTILDYVNEDYGISIEGVNTAYLYFGMWKTTFAWHTEDMDLYSINHLHFGAPKTWYAIPPEHGRRLERLANGFFPSSYKTCQAFLRHKMTLISPQILKQYSIPYNKITQEAGEIMITFPYGYHAGFNHGFNCAESTNFACERWVEYGKRASHCTCSKDMVKISMDTFVKRFQPDRYEKWLKGEDVGPHPEEPDRKVAAPVPLPQDILCNKNNTSLPQSYMEGPFKKKKGRMMAGYPNFAEFPADLQLQLIEEDNLAFEEIQPDEQQMEVLEDIWLKAGEIEAEDVDICDDGYNVKKGKRVVPKKRRSAGSGRKPKKKECSESEDEDAPASSSSSKEPKAKKQCGRIVSLNKSETSPASPGTDELVKSLVARENDFINKKKSKPKEKDLKEKLKKKLKKKELGESLGSKSEPSSSRTIIIPPETEGFEVAKAKEDIDSIIRQADQEYQLANSFKEPVIAVSASICPVKEVEKKPAIPSLSAPVPKTVTKPPNAIQGNLINLVGNKGFENAYLSFLQRNRPVKNCDRNKTMEHMIKSETKKENSMITTPKAPLENYKPDTTFTHFPVMSKIEGKYANLDSSVSLSPIKTQLSEISQTVKPSALVVDVPKNTYNNTQQQQFSIDPIVGDLDLFDELQGPSSQNSQCSKSQPPGLTYTNLVVNKVAPQTQTNDNTITLYSAPTSSEVIPQFTAVSAQQQYGVVANPMPQQSTRAVQNIVVLNQFPTAVITNSNGLKPQEAVVQKIILPPGITLNPVQAARDGNNYQTLQPAQKPVWTNQNWYSVNSCPKTIYLNKDRFYPMTQQPIKLDKGEEAMQQNNDVEELPNEKEAVPVLPISDVEDIALDMEVGTEPENGEEIAIQTVHEKEPRVIVENINLNFCSQLSEINPSQTSPPKPPSNNNNKVAKQPGTLNLKNKMLQLFLNSKRTCGDAGTIDLSTLTGVKRSGRASKVQKHRNLELLKELIRFCKNHATSTKSRVPPVPSEVLAQPRSLEQLREDLTPLNVAVEVEDILSHFSPSLQERMKKGCTLYNVSSSPVSRLVSNCESDMRGRKEINVNNRGRPPNCEKTIKRVPISVEEEVWAKHKNNRYYRAKVTEIKCSLKFSVYFRCDQSFSKDITLDHLVDWVGVSGPSYGDIVNVRWTDGEIYEAECVGRTDEPLYTVVFEDLSHLDARREHIYSLTENIPKRLIAKMRHFF; encoded by the exons TTGAACGTCACAATTCCAGCTCCGATTTGCCAAGTCGTAACAGGTAAACAGGGGCTGTATCAGCAAATTAATATTCAG AAAAAAGCTATGAGTGTTAAACAATACCGCGACTTAGCAAATTCTGAGCGTTACGCTACTCCAAGACACTTTGACTATGAAGATTTGGAGAGGAAGTATTGGAAAAACATAACTTACGTTGCCCCGATTTATGGGGCTGATGTGTCTGGAAGTATTACTGATGATGATGTCAat gAATGGAACATAAACAGGCTAGGAACCATCTTGGACTATGTTAATGAAGATTACGGGATTTCTATTGAGGGAGTCAACACTGCTTATCTGTATTTTGGAATGTGGAAAACTACATTTGCTTGGCACACTGAAGATATGGACCTTTATTCCATTAATCACCTGCACTTTGGGGCTCCAAAAACTTGGTATGCCATACCTCCCGAACATGGCCGCAGGCTCGAACGATTGGCAAATGGCTTTTTCCCGTCTTCATATAAAACTTGCCAAGCATTTTTAAGGCATAAAATGACGCTCATTTCGCcccaaattttaaagcagTATTCGATTCCTTATAACAAg aTTACTCAAGAGGCAGGAGAAATTATGATTACCTTTCCTTATGGTTATCATGCAG GTTTTAATCATGGGTTTAACTGTGCTGAATCAACCAATTTTGCCTGTGAAAGATGGGTGGAATATGGGAAGCGAGCTTCACACTGCACATGTAGCAAGGACATGGTCAAAATATCCATGGATACTTTCGTTAAACGGTTTCAACCAGATAG atATGAAAAGTGGTTGAAAGGGGAGGATGTGGGGCCTCATCCAGAAGAGCCTGATCGTAAGGTGGCAGCACCGGTGCCCTTACCTCAGGACATTTTGTGTAACAAGAACAACACCAGCTTGCCACAAAGTTATATGGAGGGACCTTTTAAAAAGAAGAAGGGGAGAATGATGGCTGGATATCCTAA TTTCGCGGAGTTTCCGGCAGATTTACAGCTCCAATTAATTGAGGAAGACAATCTGGCTTTTGAGGAAATACAACCAGACGAGCAGCAAATGGAGGTCTTGGAAGATATCTGGCTGAAAGCTGGTGAAATTG aagcTGAAGATGTGGATATATGCGACGACGggtataatgtaaaaaaagggAAGAGAGTAGTACCGAAGAAGCGCCGATCCGCAGGGTCAGGGCGGAAGCCCAAGAAAAAGGAGTGCAGTGAG TCTGAGGATGAGGATGCACCTGCAAGCAGCAGTAGCTCGAAAGAGCCAAAAGCCAAGAAGCAGTGTGGAAGAATCGTTTCTCTGAACAAATCGGAAACGTCTCCTGCAAGTCCAGGCACAGATGAATTGGTCAAATCGTTGGTGGCCCGCGAGAACGACTTCATAAACAAGAAGAAATCCAAGCCTAAGGAGAAAGATCTCAAGGAGAAGCttaagaaaaaactaaaaaagaaaGAGC tagGGGAAAGTCTGGGATCAAAATCTGAACCATCATCATCAAGAACGATTATTATACCACCCGAGACTGAAGGTTTTGAAGTGGCGAAAGCCAAAGAGGATATAGACAGCATTATAAGACAGGCGGATCAAGAATATCAGCTGGCCAATTCATTTAAAGAGCCTGTTATCGCGGTTTCTGCAAGCATTTGTCCCGTTAAAGAAGTGGAGAAAAAGCCTGCGATCCCCTCCTTAAGTGCTCCTGTTCCCAAAACTGTAACGAAACCTCCCAATGCTATTCAAGGAAATTTGATCAACCTCGTGGGAAATAAGGGATTCGAAAATGCTTATTTGAGCTTCTTGCAGCGAAATAGACCTGTGAAAAATTGTGATAGAAATAAAACTATGGAGCATATGATTAAGAGCGAGACGAAGAAGGAGAATAGCATGATTACGACTCCAAAAGCTCCATTGGAGAATTATAAGCCCGACACGACTTTCACTCATTTCCCAGTTATGTCGAAAATTGAGGGTAAATATGCCAACTTGGACTCGTCAGTGAGTTTGAGCCCGATCAAAACACAGCTCAGCGAGATTTCCCAGACAGTTAAACCCAGTGCTCTAGTCGTGGATGTTCCTAAGAACACATACAATAATACCCAGCAGCAGCAATTCTCAATTGACCCAATCGTTGGAGATTTAGATCTATTTGACGAGCTTCAAGGACCAAGTTCACAAAATTCCCAATGTAGCAAATCCCAGCCTCCAGGACTCACCTACACAAACTTAGTAGTTAACAAAGTGGCACCTCAGACCCAAACCAATGATAACACCATTACTCTGTATTCCGCCCCCACTAGCAGCGAAGTGATTCCGCAATTTACCGCTGTGAGTGCGCAGCAGCAGTACGGTGTGGTGGCGAATCCAATGCCGCAGCAGAGTACTAGAGCGGTGCAGAATATTGTGGTTTTGAACCAGTTTCCAACCGCTGTGATCACCAATAGCAATGGGTTGAAGCCGCAAGAAGCAGTTGTCCAGAAGATTATTTTGCCGCCTGGGATAACGCTAAATCCTGTGCAAGCAGCCAGAGACGG cAACAATTACCAAACTTTGCAACCCGCCCAAAAGCCTGTCTGGACCAACCAAAACTGGTATAGTGTCAACTCATGTCCTAAAACAATTTACCTAAACAAGGACCGATTCTATCCAATGACACAACAGCCTATCAAGTTGGATAAAGGTGAAGAAGCAATGCAGCAAAACAATGATGTTGAAGAATTGCCCAATGAAAAAGAAGCTGTGCCTGTATTGCCAATAAGTGATGTTGAGGATATAGCCCTAGATATGGAGGTGGGAACTGAGCCAGAAAATGGTGAAGAAATTGCCATTCAGACTGTACACGAGAAAGAACCCAGAGTCATAGTGGAAAATATAAACTTGAATTTCTGCAGTCAATTAAGTGAAATCAACCCTTCACAAACGTCACCACCAAAGccacccagtaataataataacaaagttgCAAAGCAGCCAGGAACACTTAATCTCAAAAACAAGATGTTGCAGCTTTTTCTAAATTCCAAGCGCACGTGTGGCGACGCTGGGACGATTGACCTTTCTACGTTGACCGGAGTGAAGCGTAGCGGGAGGGCCTCCAAAGTCCAGAAACATCGCAATTTGGAGCTGCTAAAAGAGCTGATCAGGTTCTGCAAAAACCACGCAACCAGCACTAAAAGTCGCGTGCCGCCAGTGCCTTCCGAAGTGTTGGCGCAGCCTCGGTCGTTGGAGCAGCTGCGCGAAGATTTAACTCCCCTCAATGTGGCGGTTGAGGTTGAGGATATTTTGAGTCACTTTTCTCCCAGTTTGCAGGAGAGAATGAAGAAAGGGTGCACGCTGTATAACGTTAGTTCGTCGCCGGTTTCGCGGTTAGTGAGTAATTGTGAGTCGGATATGCGAGGAAGGAAAGAAATTAATGTCAATAATAGAGGGCGACCGCCGAATTGTGAGAAG aCGATCAAAAGAGTGCCCATATCCGTGGAAGAAGAAGTGTGGGCCAAACACAAAAACAACCGGTACTACAGGGCCAAAGTGACTGAAATTAAGTGCAGTCTAAAGTTCTCCGTATACTTCAGATGCGACCAAAGTTTCTCCAAAGATATTACGTTAGACCATTTGGTTGATTGGGTCGGCGTTTCTGGACCTAGTTACGGGGATATCGTTAATGTCCGCTGGACAGATGGGGAAATTTACGAGGCTGAATGCGTGGGAAGGACTGATGAACCACTTTATACT gTGGTATTTGAGGATTTAAGTCACTTGGATGCGCGAAGAGAACATATTTATTCACTGACTGAGAACATTCCGAAACGCCTAATAGCGAAAATG CGACATTTCTTCTAG